Proteins co-encoded in one Arthrobacter globiformis genomic window:
- a CDS encoding ABC transporter substrate-binding protein, which translates to MTVLPQGSEISRRRLLQFGAAAGFLLGTGSMAGCAGPTGLPGPSTLTLALNRSLVSLDNKLNQFDAAVTVQRAVRQGLTAIGPETKPILVLADRFEMTSPTAWTVRLREGVRYSDGTPVAIEDIATALKMYQQVQGSFVAGFFPEFPTVVPVDDRTFRMESKNPIPILDSLMSMILISPAAQNKPEELQEGVGTGPYVVTKFNRGAGTYSLKRNENYWGPAPKVENVEVRFLPEESSRVIALRSGEVDVIDSITPDSREQLAGLPGVVLAEASSLRLNQIFYNFRKPASHPLSDVRVRQALSWAVDGEALVKDVLVDSVSEAEGVVPSSLTGFAKTGNYTYDPEKAKATLKSLGVTDLNLKIIWETGEFASDTSVMEALAEMFGNIGVKTQLQQFEPGGNILAWRQGKQGDWDLLGNGFSSPTGLAITMMQGMYAGTAEKEKTRDTYQGYVVPDVQAKIQAASSEVDPVRREQLLATAQKAIWDTWPCAWAFVPKSVLAHQKRVAGLALAPTNSYPLVDVRLEA; encoded by the coding sequence ATGACCGTTCTTCCTCAAGGAAGTGAGATCTCACGGCGCCGCCTCCTGCAGTTTGGCGCAGCCGCCGGATTTCTCCTGGGCACAGGCTCCATGGCCGGGTGTGCCGGCCCCACGGGCCTGCCGGGACCCAGCACCCTGACGCTGGCCCTCAACAGGTCCCTCGTCAGCCTGGACAACAAGCTCAACCAGTTCGACGCCGCCGTCACCGTGCAGCGTGCCGTACGGCAGGGACTGACCGCCATCGGCCCCGAAACCAAGCCGATCCTGGTCCTGGCGGACCGCTTTGAGATGACCTCGCCCACCGCGTGGACGGTGCGCCTGCGCGAAGGCGTCCGCTATTCGGACGGCACCCCGGTGGCCATCGAGGACATCGCCACGGCGCTGAAGATGTACCAGCAGGTGCAGGGCTCGTTCGTCGCCGGGTTCTTCCCGGAATTCCCCACGGTGGTTCCGGTGGATGACAGGACGTTCCGGATGGAGTCCAAGAACCCCATCCCCATCCTCGATTCCCTGATGAGCATGATCCTGATCAGCCCGGCAGCCCAGAACAAGCCGGAGGAGCTGCAGGAAGGCGTGGGCACCGGCCCGTACGTGGTGACCAAGTTCAACCGCGGGGCCGGCACCTACAGCCTCAAGCGCAACGAGAACTACTGGGGACCCGCCCCCAAGGTAGAGAACGTCGAGGTGCGGTTCCTGCCGGAGGAATCCAGCCGCGTCATCGCGCTGCGCAGCGGCGAGGTGGACGTCATTGACTCCATCACGCCTGACTCCCGCGAGCAGCTGGCCGGACTTCCCGGCGTCGTCCTTGCCGAGGCGTCCAGCCTCCGGCTGAACCAGATCTTCTACAACTTCCGCAAGCCGGCCAGCCACCCGCTATCCGACGTCCGCGTCCGTCAGGCCCTCAGCTGGGCGGTCGACGGCGAGGCGCTGGTCAAGGACGTCCTGGTCGACTCGGTCAGCGAAGCCGAAGGCGTGGTCCCGTCCAGCCTCACCGGCTTCGCCAAAACCGGCAACTACACCTACGATCCGGAGAAGGCCAAGGCCACGCTGAAGAGCCTCGGCGTCACGGACCTCAACCTGAAGATCATCTGGGAAACCGGCGAGTTTGCCTCCGACACCTCCGTGATGGAGGCGCTGGCGGAGATGTTCGGCAACATCGGCGTGAAGACCCAGCTGCAGCAGTTCGAGCCCGGCGGCAACATCCTGGCCTGGCGCCAGGGCAAGCAGGGCGACTGGGACCTGCTGGGCAACGGCTTCAGCAGCCCCACCGGCCTGGCCATCACCATGATGCAGGGCATGTACGCCGGAACCGCGGAGAAGGAAAAGACCCGCGACACCTACCAGGGCTACGTGGTCCCGGACGTGCAGGCAAAGATCCAGGCCGCGTCCTCCGAGGTGGATCCGGTACGCCGGGAGCAGCTGCTCGCCACCGCACAGAAGGCCATCTGGGACACCTGGCCGTGCGCCTGGGCATTCGTTCCCAAGTCGGTGCTGGCCCACCAGAAGCGCGTGGCAGGCCTGGCCCTGGCGCCCACCAACTCCTACCCCCTTGTTGACGTCCGGCTGGAGGCCTGA
- the pdxA gene encoding 4-hydroxythreonine-4-phosphate dehydrogenase PdxA, whose amino-acid sequence MTAVLTQADDFSGAAEVGQCFAAQGLNTRILLSAPAADTSAEGTDAGSRPDVVVVDTHSRAVAPESAAAAAAAVFGSTAAEGAGVLFKKIDSLWRGNVGPELAALSALGHHVVVAGALPQLNRTVVGGRPFADGVRLDRTELWRAEAAAPPAEIAQLLGPGASVQLTELSAVRSGSLAAVLGEALSVTSSSAAPATVIVDGETPADLEAVAVALLDLDFRACGRRIVLAGTGGMALLLAAKLGNRSARNAQQVSHGLTTAGVHRTVLAVVGSASAKAAAQLRNLEAGGFTALRIAPHELQRPEDFRPRLAEAQQLLAAGEPAALTVTADVVNPHESGRIVRNLALLAAYAATGPEAAADLILTGGETAREVLDALGVRSLTPLASVQHGAVVSLSDDGRLVGTKPGSFGDDDALVQLCAAIKDLRSSNSTSHPSLKPGAPMTSAVNATEQDTRPFIAVTMGDGAGVGPEVTVGALLDENAYRDCRPVVIGDVHRLQLGAKALGVEANIVEVETVGEAVFEAGRINVIDPKLLSKDLPWGQESVEAGNAAYHYIRIACELGMSGQVQGICTAPLNKAALHKAGHIYPGHTELLAHFMGVEEVSMMLSTPKVKVIHVTTHIGLIDAINKIEPGLVERTVRRGYEAMQRAGIANPKIGVCAINPHAGENGLFGYGEEAEKITPAIEKLQADGIDARGPLPADTAFFLAGRGDYDLIVAMYHDQGHGPIKVLGIEAGVNITVGLPVIRTSVDHGTAFDIAGKGIVDVRSMIEALRQAAEMSPSPAAA is encoded by the coding sequence GTGACTGCAGTCCTCACCCAGGCCGATGACTTTTCCGGCGCAGCAGAAGTGGGGCAATGCTTTGCAGCCCAAGGGCTGAACACACGGATCCTCCTGTCCGCTCCCGCGGCAGACACTTCCGCCGAAGGCACAGACGCCGGCAGCCGTCCGGACGTTGTGGTTGTGGACACCCACTCACGCGCCGTGGCCCCGGAGTCCGCTGCCGCGGCGGCGGCAGCCGTCTTCGGCAGCACCGCTGCAGAGGGCGCAGGCGTCCTGTTCAAGAAAATCGACTCCCTGTGGCGGGGCAATGTTGGCCCGGAGCTCGCGGCACTTTCGGCTCTGGGCCACCACGTTGTGGTGGCCGGCGCACTTCCCCAGCTGAACCGGACAGTCGTAGGCGGCCGGCCCTTTGCCGACGGCGTACGGCTGGACCGCACCGAACTGTGGCGGGCAGAGGCAGCCGCCCCGCCCGCGGAGATCGCGCAACTGCTGGGCCCTGGTGCTTCGGTGCAGCTTACGGAGCTGTCCGCAGTGCGGTCGGGCAGCCTCGCCGCCGTCCTTGGCGAGGCATTGTCTGTAACATCATCCAGTGCCGCTCCCGCCACCGTCATTGTCGACGGCGAGACTCCGGCCGATCTGGAGGCCGTCGCGGTCGCGCTGCTGGACCTGGACTTCAGGGCCTGCGGACGGCGCATCGTGCTGGCCGGGACCGGCGGAATGGCCCTGCTGCTGGCGGCAAAGCTGGGCAACCGCTCTGCGCGAAACGCGCAACAGGTGTCACACGGCCTGACAACGGCGGGCGTACACCGGACGGTGCTTGCCGTCGTCGGCTCCGCCTCGGCGAAGGCGGCGGCGCAGCTGCGGAATCTGGAGGCCGGCGGCTTCACCGCCCTGCGGATCGCTCCCCACGAACTGCAGCGTCCCGAGGATTTCCGCCCAAGGCTGGCGGAAGCCCAGCAGCTCCTGGCGGCAGGCGAGCCGGCCGCCCTGACTGTCACCGCCGACGTCGTCAATCCGCACGAGTCCGGCAGGATCGTGCGGAACCTGGCGCTGCTGGCTGCCTACGCGGCAACGGGTCCGGAGGCAGCCGCGGACCTGATCCTCACCGGTGGTGAAACGGCCCGCGAGGTACTCGACGCCCTCGGCGTCCGCTCGCTGACCCCGCTCGCATCCGTGCAGCACGGCGCCGTGGTCAGCCTTTCCGACGACGGGCGGCTGGTGGGCACCAAGCCCGGCAGCTTCGGCGACGATGACGCCCTCGTCCAGCTTTGCGCCGCCATCAAAGACCTCCGGTCTTCAAACAGCACTTCCCACCCCTCCCTCAAACCAGGAGCTCCAATGACATCAGCAGTGAACGCAACCGAACAGGACACCCGGCCCTTCATCGCCGTGACAATGGGCGACGGTGCGGGCGTAGGCCCCGAAGTGACCGTGGGTGCCCTTCTCGACGAGAACGCCTACCGCGACTGCCGTCCCGTGGTCATCGGCGACGTCCACCGGCTGCAGCTGGGCGCCAAGGCGCTGGGCGTGGAAGCCAACATCGTCGAGGTGGAGACGGTGGGTGAGGCGGTCTTCGAGGCTGGCCGGATCAACGTGATCGATCCCAAGCTGCTGTCCAAGGACCTGCCGTGGGGCCAGGAATCGGTCGAAGCCGGCAACGCCGCGTACCACTACATCAGGATCGCGTGCGAGCTGGGCATGAGCGGGCAGGTCCAGGGCATCTGCACGGCGCCGCTGAACAAGGCCGCGCTGCACAAGGCCGGGCACATCTACCCCGGGCACACCGAACTGCTGGCCCACTTCATGGGCGTCGAAGAAGTGTCCATGATGCTGTCCACGCCCAAGGTCAAGGTCATTCACGTCACCACGCACATCGGCCTGATCGACGCCATCAACAAGATCGAGCCCGGCCTGGTGGAGCGGACCGTCCGCCGCGGCTACGAAGCCATGCAGCGCGCCGGCATCGCCAACCCGAAGATCGGTGTCTGCGCCATCAACCCGCACGCCGGCGAAAACGGCCTGTTCGGGTACGGCGAGGAGGCCGAGAAGATCACCCCGGCCATCGAGAAGCTCCAGGCCGACGGCATCGACGCCCGCGGCCCGCTCCCCGCGGACACGGCGTTCTTCCTGGCCGGCCGCGGCGACTACGACCTCATCGTGGCGATGTACCACGATCAGGGCCACGGACCGATCAAGGTCCTCGGCATCGAAGCCGGCGTCAACATCACAGTGGGCCTGCCCGTCATCCGCACATCCGTGGACCACGGCACCGCCTTCGACATCGCAGGCAAGGGCATCGTGGACGTTCGCAGCATGATCGAGGCGCTGCGCCAGGCGGCCGAGATGTCGCCCAGCCCGGCGGCAGCCTGA
- a CDS encoding VOC family protein, translating to MRLKMCSIHVQDPAVAHSFYTETLGFDTLMTMPEHNLFIVKDPGAGSTVGLLLEPSDNPIASAYSKGLYDAGIPAIVFGTPDVKAEYERLAAAGVQFRSEPAEDPSGMSAVFDDGCGNFIQLHQD from the coding sequence ATGCGACTTAAAATGTGCAGCATCCACGTCCAGGACCCTGCCGTGGCGCACTCCTTCTACACGGAGACCCTCGGCTTTGACACCCTCATGACCATGCCCGAGCACAACCTCTTCATCGTCAAGGACCCCGGAGCGGGCAGCACGGTGGGACTGCTGCTGGAGCCCAGCGACAACCCGATCGCCTCCGCCTACAGCAAAGGACTGTACGACGCCGGGATCCCCGCCATTGTCTTTGGCACGCCGGACGTCAAGGCTGAGTACGAGCGCCTGGCCGCCGCCGGCGTCCAGTTCCGAAGCGAACCCGCCGAGGATCCGTCCGGGATGTCAGCAGTCTTCGACGACGGCTGCGGCAACTTCATCCAGCTGCACCAGGACTAG
- a CDS encoding MFS transporter, with amino-acid sequence MSAMNPANHLDELGHRTLRKVRGRLMPLIVMLYFVAYLDRNNVGFAKLTMSEDIGLSASAYGLGAGIFFLGYALLEIPSNGGMYKFGARKWIARILISWGIFATAMALVNGEITFYIIRFLLGAAEAGFFPAILFFLTLWFPARQRVTVLGIFILAQPISNALGAPVSGLLLQMEGVAGLHGWQWLYIIEGIPAILLGLLTPVLMTDRPSHAHWLADDEREWLTRTMDEELAHKQKGQPHHFLAGLKDPRTIAYSALYFGLVCGIYGLGLWMPTIVAALGKFSTTEVGFIVAIPYTIAAVFVYFWGKRSDRTGNRVLHASISMVMAAIGLLAAGYLVQVNAILAMTALTLAAMGIYSAIAPFLAMPSTALVGAAAAAGLAMVNSLGNLGGFVAPYAVGLFNDATGDNRSGLVFLAACLAVTAVATYLYARKRPEGHVKPGTPAAVGEEAVAADEFDDTKY; translated from the coding sequence ATGAGCGCTATGAACCCGGCGAACCATCTGGACGAACTGGGCCACCGCACTCTGAGAAAAGTGCGCGGCCGCCTCATGCCGCTGATTGTGATGCTCTACTTCGTGGCGTACCTGGACCGCAACAACGTTGGCTTCGCCAAGCTGACCATGAGCGAAGACATCGGGCTCAGCGCCTCCGCATACGGTCTTGGCGCCGGCATTTTCTTCCTCGGGTACGCTCTGCTGGAAATTCCCAGCAACGGCGGTATGTACAAGTTCGGTGCCCGCAAATGGATCGCCCGCATCCTGATCTCGTGGGGCATCTTCGCCACGGCAATGGCTCTGGTGAACGGGGAGATCACCTTCTACATCATCCGCTTCCTTCTGGGTGCGGCCGAGGCAGGCTTCTTCCCAGCCATCCTCTTCTTCCTGACGCTGTGGTTCCCAGCCCGCCAGCGCGTCACCGTCCTGGGCATCTTCATCCTGGCCCAGCCGATCTCCAACGCACTAGGCGCCCCGGTTTCCGGCCTCCTGCTGCAGATGGAAGGCGTCGCCGGCCTGCACGGCTGGCAGTGGCTGTACATCATCGAAGGCATCCCGGCCATCCTCCTCGGCCTGCTTACCCCGGTGCTGATGACCGACCGTCCGAGCCACGCGCACTGGCTGGCAGATGACGAGCGGGAATGGCTGACACGGACCATGGACGAGGAACTGGCCCACAAACAAAAGGGCCAGCCGCACCACTTCCTCGCCGGGCTCAAGGACCCCCGCACCATCGCCTACTCAGCCCTGTACTTCGGACTGGTCTGCGGCATCTACGGCCTGGGCCTGTGGATGCCCACCATCGTCGCAGCCCTCGGCAAGTTCAGCACCACCGAGGTGGGCTTCATCGTGGCCATTCCGTACACGATCGCAGCGGTTTTCGTGTACTTCTGGGGCAAGCGGTCCGACCGCACCGGCAACCGCGTCCTGCACGCCAGCATCAGCATGGTGATGGCGGCCATCGGCTTGCTGGCTGCCGGATACCTGGTGCAGGTCAACGCCATCCTGGCCATGACCGCCCTGACCCTCGCGGCCATGGGCATCTACTCGGCCATTGCCCCCTTCCTGGCCATGCCGTCCACCGCGCTGGTGGGAGCCGCGGCAGCCGCCGGCCTCGCCATGGTGAATTCTCTCGGCAATCTGGGCGGCTTCGTGGCGCCTTATGCGGTGGGCCTGTTCAATGACGCCACGGGCGACAACCGATCAGGCCTCGTGTTCCTGGCGGCCTGCCTCGCCGTCACCGCCGTCGCCACCTACCTGTACGCCCGCAAGCGTCCGGAAGGCCATGTGAAGCCCGGCACCCCTGCGGCCGTCGGTGAAGAAGCCGTCGCCGCTGACGAGTTCGACGACACCAAGTACTAG
- a CDS encoding cytochrome P450, translating to MDFVNSDGPSLDPFPQYERMRESAAVFHDEQSGSWHVYRYDDVQRVLSEHGTFSSRMGGDDPSETGQLFAASLITADPPRHRQLRSLVTQAFTPKAVDGLAPRISALTEELLDRVASKGSADLIAELAYPLPVIVIAELMGIPAGDRDRFKHWSDVIVSQTQSGGRTADHSTTNREMTEYFLALIEHRRSQPGNDLISNLLVAEIDGQKLSVAELLGFCSLLLVAGNETTTNLIGNAVLSFTEAPGSMERLRAEPSLLPQAIEEVLRYRSPVQSMYRVTAGNTTLGDQQVPAGAPLVAWIGSANRDERQFQRPEQFDMDRTPNRHLAFGHGIHFCLGAPLARLEAGIALQGILGRLPGLTLTPGAHLERMDSTIVYGVKELPVSWQAA from the coding sequence ATGGACTTCGTGAACAGTGATGGGCCGTCGCTGGATCCCTTCCCGCAGTACGAACGGATGCGGGAATCCGCTGCCGTCTTCCATGACGAGCAATCCGGAAGCTGGCATGTCTACAGGTACGACGACGTTCAACGGGTTCTGTCCGAACACGGGACGTTCTCTTCGAGGATGGGAGGCGACGATCCATCCGAGACAGGCCAACTGTTTGCAGCGAGCCTGATCACCGCCGATCCGCCACGGCACCGGCAATTGCGCTCCCTGGTGACCCAGGCGTTTACGCCGAAGGCAGTGGACGGGCTCGCACCGCGTATTTCGGCATTGACGGAGGAGTTGCTGGACAGGGTCGCTTCCAAAGGATCGGCCGACCTCATCGCCGAGCTGGCCTACCCGCTGCCGGTGATCGTGATCGCGGAGCTCATGGGAATCCCCGCCGGGGACCGCGACCGCTTCAAACACTGGTCCGACGTCATCGTCAGCCAGACGCAGTCAGGAGGCCGGACCGCCGACCACAGCACCACCAACCGGGAAATGACCGAGTACTTCCTGGCCCTCATCGAGCACCGCAGAAGCCAGCCCGGGAATGACCTGATCAGCAACCTGCTGGTGGCCGAAATCGACGGGCAGAAGCTGAGCGTGGCCGAACTGCTGGGCTTCTGCAGCTTGCTGCTGGTGGCCGGCAATGAAACCACCACCAACCTGATCGGGAACGCTGTCCTCAGTTTCACCGAAGCGCCCGGATCAATGGAACGGCTCCGCGCCGAGCCGTCCCTGCTCCCCCAGGCCATAGAGGAAGTGCTGCGCTACCGCTCTCCTGTCCAGTCGATGTACCGGGTGACGGCTGGCAACACAACGTTGGGCGACCAACAGGTTCCGGCCGGGGCGCCGCTGGTGGCCTGGATCGGTTCGGCAAACCGCGATGAGCGCCAATTCCAGCGTCCTGAACAGTTCGACATGGACCGGACGCCAAACCGGCATCTCGCCTTCGGGCACGGCATCCACTTCTGCCTCGGCGCCCCGTTGGCCAGGCTTGAAGCCGGGATCGCGCTGCAGGGCATTCTTGGCCGGCTCCCCGGACTAACCCTCACGCCGGGAGCCCACCTGGAACGGATGGACAGCACCATCGTTTACGGAGTCAAGGAGCTGCCTGTCAGTTGGCAGGCAGCCTGA
- a CDS encoding SRPBCC family protein, whose amino-acid sequence MSTYSVSRSTVIPAPAKDVFPLVNSFREWPKWSPWETVDPDMKRTYSGAESGVGAKYAWNGNRKAGAGNMEIVESQEPDAIRIRLEFTKPFPAVNPTTFTFVPEGGGTRVTWTMAGEHKGIGKVFALFMNMDKMVGGDFEKGLASLASVVGSRPA is encoded by the coding sequence ATGTCAACGTACTCAGTCTCGCGCAGCACCGTCATCCCCGCCCCCGCCAAGGACGTGTTTCCGCTGGTCAACAGCTTCCGTGAGTGGCCCAAGTGGTCGCCGTGGGAGACCGTGGACCCGGACATGAAACGGACCTACTCCGGCGCGGAATCCGGCGTCGGTGCCAAGTACGCCTGGAACGGCAACCGCAAGGCAGGCGCCGGCAACATGGAGATCGTCGAGTCGCAGGAACCTGATGCCATTCGGATCCGGCTGGAGTTCACCAAGCCGTTCCCGGCAGTGAACCCCACCACCTTCACCTTCGTTCCGGAGGGCGGCGGCACGCGCGTCACCTGGACCATGGCCGGCGAACACAAAGGCATCGGCAAGGTCTTTGCACTGTTCATGAACATGGACAAGATGGTGGGCGGCGATTTCGAGAAGGGCTTGGCATCGCTGGCTTCCGTTGTCGGTAGCAGGCCGGCTTAG
- a CDS encoding SDR family NAD(P)-dependent oxidoreductase — protein sequence MTHHDTFPAERTAVLTGAASARGIGRATAEMLASEGWAVAILDIDGDAARRAAEDISSVYGVLARGVGADVSDQATVNAAIDEVEANMPPIVALANLAGISSPTEFMDETLEAWERVFRINMSGTFLVTQRVLRGMIERKLGRVVSVSSISAQRGGGTYSKVAYSASKAAIIGFTRALAREMGQYNITVNCIAPGPVDTDIMGGTLTDERKADMARDILVGRVGTVRDIAALMVFLMGEDAGYITAATYDINGGLQIS from the coding sequence ATGACGCACCACGACACGTTCCCGGCCGAACGCACCGCGGTGCTGACCGGGGCCGCTTCCGCACGGGGCATTGGCCGGGCGACGGCGGAAATGCTCGCCAGCGAGGGCTGGGCCGTGGCCATCCTCGATATCGACGGCGACGCGGCACGGCGCGCGGCGGAGGACATCTCCTCCGTGTACGGCGTCCTGGCCAGGGGTGTGGGAGCCGACGTCTCCGACCAGGCCACCGTGAACGCTGCCATCGACGAGGTGGAGGCCAACATGCCGCCCATCGTGGCGCTGGCGAACCTCGCCGGCATCAGCTCGCCCACCGAGTTCATGGATGAGACGCTCGAAGCCTGGGAGCGGGTATTCCGGATCAACATGTCCGGCACGTTCCTGGTCACCCAGCGCGTGCTCCGCGGGATGATTGAGCGCAAACTCGGTCGGGTGGTCAGCGTCTCCTCCATCTCTGCGCAGCGTGGCGGCGGCACCTACTCCAAGGTGGCGTACAGCGCGTCGAAGGCAGCCATCATCGGCTTCACCCGGGCCTTGGCCAGGGAGATGGGCCAGTACAACATCACCGTCAACTGCATCGCCCCCGGTCCCGTGGACACGGACATTATGGGCGGCACCCTGACCGACGAACGCAAGGCAGACATGGCCAGGGACATCCTTGTGGGCCGGGTGGGAACTGTCCGCGACATTGCCGCCCTCATGGTGTTCCTGATGGGGGAGGACGCCGGCTACATCACCGCCGCGACGTACGACATCAACGGCGGCCTGCAGATTTCCTGA
- a CDS encoding ABC transporter permease, with protein MTNYILKRLGQGLLTVFLTVSTVFILIRLAPGDPAVSYAGPLATTEQLAKVREQFGLDRPVLEQYWIFLQQLFTGNLGTSYSFQAPAMQVVAERMPYTLTLATAAILLTAVIAIPLGVWMARRPDTNRELGVNVLTIAGQSMPDFWTGIMLLTGFAVLIPLFPASGFATWGGLVLPTVTIAILQIALISRMVRREMTANFAAPYLTVARSRGVGSPALTWRYAMGNSAIPVFTALGTRFAAMLNGVVVVEVVFAWPGVGSLIVRALETRDYPLIQATVLLTSLLAVAVQLVIDLAYPLLDPRVRLGKAAAA; from the coding sequence ATGACCAACTACATCCTCAAGCGGCTGGGCCAAGGCCTGCTGACCGTGTTCCTGACGGTCTCCACGGTTTTCATCCTGATCCGCCTCGCTCCCGGTGATCCGGCCGTGTCCTACGCTGGACCGCTGGCCACCACCGAGCAGCTGGCCAAGGTCCGCGAACAGTTCGGCCTGGACCGTCCTGTGCTGGAGCAGTACTGGATCTTCCTGCAGCAGCTGTTCACCGGCAACCTCGGCACGTCCTACTCGTTCCAGGCGCCGGCCATGCAGGTGGTGGCCGAGCGGATGCCGTACACGCTCACCCTCGCCACCGCTGCCATCCTCCTCACCGCCGTGATCGCCATCCCCCTGGGCGTGTGGATGGCCCGCCGCCCGGATACCAATCGGGAACTCGGCGTCAACGTCCTCACCATCGCCGGGCAGTCCATGCCGGACTTCTGGACTGGCATCATGCTCCTGACCGGGTTCGCCGTCCTGATCCCGCTGTTCCCGGCCTCGGGCTTCGCCACCTGGGGCGGACTGGTCCTCCCCACCGTCACCATCGCCATCCTGCAGATCGCGCTCATTTCGCGGATGGTGCGGCGTGAGATGACCGCCAACTTCGCGGCCCCCTACCTGACCGTCGCGCGGTCCAGGGGAGTGGGCAGCCCGGCGCTGACCTGGCGCTATGCCATGGGCAACTCCGCCATTCCGGTCTTCACCGCCCTGGGCACGCGCTTCGCCGCCATGCTGAATGGCGTGGTGGTGGTGGAAGTCGTGTTCGCCTGGCCAGGCGTCGGCTCCCTCATTGTCCGGGCCCTCGAAACCCGCGACTATCCACTCATCCAAGCGACCGTCCTGCTGACGTCCCTGCTGGCCGTAGCCGTCCAGCTCGTCATCGACCTCGCCTACCCGCTTCTTGATCCCCGCGTTCGTCTTGGAAAGGCGGCAGCAGCATGA
- a CDS encoding PHP domain-containing protein, which yields MDAADALNEIAFWLERSAAPTFKVQAFRKAAGVISGLTPEEVAERTRDGRLKRTKGIGDTTFNVIRQAVDGDVPDYLEKLRQGGAKPLAAGGDGLRPLLRGDLHSHSDWSDGGSPPELMADAARHLGREYLALTDHSPNLKIANGLTAERLSEQLDVVAGLNGVADGGFRLLSGIEVDILENGELDQTPEMLDRLDVVVASVHSKLRSDRRTMTERMLGGIRDPHTNVLGHCTGRLLQGSRGTRPESEFDAERVFAACAEAGVAVEINSRPERQDPPDNLMQLALAAGCLFSIDSDAHAPGQLDFLQYGAERAERNGVPAERIITTWPLDRLLEWLNSRN from the coding sequence ATGGACGCCGCTGACGCCCTCAACGAGATTGCCTTCTGGCTCGAGCGGTCCGCCGCGCCGACCTTCAAGGTCCAGGCATTCCGGAAGGCGGCCGGCGTCATCAGCGGACTGACGCCGGAGGAGGTGGCGGAGCGCACCCGCGACGGCAGGCTCAAGCGGACGAAGGGGATCGGGGACACCACCTTCAACGTCATCCGGCAGGCTGTGGACGGCGACGTGCCCGACTATCTTGAGAAGCTGCGGCAGGGCGGCGCCAAGCCACTCGCCGCGGGGGGAGACGGGCTTCGCCCGCTGCTCCGCGGCGACCTGCACAGCCACAGTGACTGGTCCGACGGCGGTTCCCCTCCTGAGCTGATGGCCGACGCCGCCCGGCACCTGGGCCGGGAATACCTCGCCCTGACGGACCACTCGCCAAACCTCAAGATCGCCAACGGGCTGACTGCCGAGCGGCTCAGCGAGCAGCTGGACGTGGTGGCCGGGCTGAACGGCGTCGCCGACGGTGGCTTCCGGCTGCTGTCCGGCATCGAGGTGGACATCCTGGAAAACGGCGAGCTGGACCAGACGCCGGAGATGCTGGACCGGCTGGACGTGGTGGTGGCCAGCGTGCACTCCAAGCTCCGCTCGGACCGGCGCACCATGACGGAGCGAATGCTAGGCGGCATCCGCGATCCCCACACCAATGTTCTGGGCCACTGCACCGGCCGCCTGCTGCAGGGGTCCCGCGGGACCCGTCCCGAGTCCGAATTCGACGCCGAGCGGGTCTTTGCGGCGTGCGCGGAAGCCGGTGTCGCCGTCGAAATCAACTCACGGCCCGAACGGCAGGACCCGCCGGACAACCTGATGCAGCTGGCACTCGCGGCCGGCTGCCTGTTCAGCATCGACAGCGACGCCCACGCCCCGGGCCAACTCGACTTCCTGCAGTACGGCGCCGAGCGGGCCGAACGCAATGGTGTCCCGGCCGAGCGGATCATCACCACGTGGCCGCTGGACCGGCTCCTGGAGTGGCTGAACAGCAGGAATTAG